In Vibrio hippocampi, a single genomic region encodes these proteins:
- the gltB gene encoding glutamate synthase large subunit, with protein sequence MVDREQSTQGLYTPELEHDACGIGFVAHLKNRKSHEVVTQALDMLARMEHRGGQGCDPCSGDGAGILLQKPHEFLLEEAVKAGIKLPSFEKYGVGVVLFPKDEHKRAQCRDILERNARRLDLEVIGYRVLPTDNSMIGADPLSTEPQFEHVFISGPAGTTPEELERKLYVLRNYTVRVCLESVSNIGDDFYINSMSYKTLVYKGQLTTEQVPQYFLDLQNPTMVTALALVHSRFSTNTFPKWRLAQPFRYIAHNGEINTVRGNLNWMKAREAILESSLFTKAEVDMLLPICQEGSSDSSNFDMVLELLVLSGRTLPHALMMMIPEAWQENKNMDPKRRAFYQYHASIMEPWDGPASVCFTDGVQVGATLDRNGLRPSRYTVTKDDFLVMASESGVVDIAPENVEYRGRLQPGRIFVADLEQGRIISDEEVKDDIANAQPYEKWVEENLLSLKSLPEADNVHSQPSPERLLHRQLSFGVSSEEVNEIILPLAKTAYEPLGSMGADWPVAVLSHQSQHLSNYFKQLFAQVTNPPIDPIRERMVMSLNTYIGKDQNLLAESPAHCRKVELESPVISNAELEKLRAIDNEHLQAKTLDIVFQASEDEGKLERALKRICQYAEDAVNDGYSIILLTDRAVNSNHASIPAMLAVGAVHHHLIRKGLRAKCGIVVETGDARETHHFATLVGYGANAVNPYLVTETIVELQRIKKLDAEVSVDTYFDNYRKGVNGGLLKIFSKMGISTLQSYHGAQIFEALGISKSVVEKYFTGTVSRIQGLTLDDIAKEVLVRHRTGYPTREIPVQVLDVGGVYQWKQRGEKHLFNPETISLLQQSTRNKDFDQFKQYASEVDAQGSKAVTLRSQLEFVKNPAGSIPLEEVEPIENIVKRFATGAMSFGSISYEAHSTLAVAMNRLGAKSNSGEGGEDPIRFTPKENGDSERSAIKQVASGRFGVTSYYLTNSDEIQIKMAQGAKPGEGGQLPGDKVDDWIGATRHSTPGVGLISPPPHHDIYSIEDLAQLIYDLKNANREGRVNVKLVSEAGVGTIASGVAKAKADVVLIAGYDGGTGASPISSIRHTGLPWELGLAETHQTLLKNGLRNRIVVQADGQMKTPRDIAIATLLGAEEWGVATAALVVEGCIMMRKCHKNTCPVGIATQNKTLRERFDGRVEDVVTFFTYMAEGLREIMAELGFKTIDEMIGQSHKLRVRQDETHWKYKNLDLSPVLFIEKPRAEDGIYNQTKQNHNLESVLDRKLIAAAQPALERGEAVSAEFPIVNTDRSAGTMLSNEISKVYQDQGLPQPMNVKFYGSAGQSFGAFLAKGVKFEVEGDANDYWGKGLSGGTLVLYPDAKSSIVAEDNIVVGNVCFYGATSGESYIRGLAGERFCVRNSGAKVVVEGVGDHGCEYMTGGVAVILGSTGRNFAAGMSGGVAYVWNRDGDFESKLNAELVDLDPIEQEDKDLLHDMLTKQVEFTGSEVAKSFLADFEANLGAMVKVMPRDYKAVLEKRKAEQQKEVEAV encoded by the coding sequence ATGGTAGATAGAGAGCAGAGTACACAAGGTCTGTATACTCCAGAATTGGAGCATGATGCTTGTGGTATCGGTTTCGTTGCTCACCTAAAAAACCGTAAATCGCATGAAGTAGTGACCCAAGCCCTCGATATGCTAGCTCGTATGGAACACCGTGGCGGACAAGGTTGCGATCCATGTAGCGGTGATGGTGCTGGTATCTTACTGCAAAAACCTCATGAGTTTTTACTAGAAGAAGCGGTAAAGGCAGGAATTAAACTGCCATCTTTTGAAAAGTACGGCGTCGGTGTTGTTCTTTTCCCTAAAGATGAACACAAACGCGCTCAATGCCGAGACATTTTAGAGCGTAACGCTCGCCGTCTTGATCTTGAAGTCATTGGTTACCGTGTTTTGCCAACCGATAACTCTATGATCGGCGCAGATCCACTCAGTACAGAGCCACAATTCGAGCATGTATTTATCAGTGGTCCTGCCGGTACAACTCCAGAAGAACTTGAGCGCAAACTGTATGTACTTCGTAACTATACGGTGCGTGTTTGCCTAGAGAGTGTGTCTAACATTGGTGATGATTTCTACATCAACTCAATGTCATACAAAACTCTGGTTTATAAAGGTCAGCTAACAACTGAGCAGGTTCCTCAATACTTCTTAGACCTGCAAAACCCAACTATGGTCACAGCCTTGGCCCTAGTTCACTCGCGTTTCTCTACCAATACTTTCCCTAAATGGCGTCTAGCGCAGCCTTTCCGTTATATTGCTCACAACGGTGAAATCAACACCGTTCGCGGTAACCTTAACTGGATGAAAGCGCGTGAAGCAATTCTAGAATCTAGCCTATTCACGAAAGCTGAAGTGGATATGCTGCTACCGATCTGCCAAGAAGGCAGTTCAGATTCCTCTAACTTTGACATGGTATTAGAACTTCTCGTTCTATCTGGCCGCACCCTGCCACATGCTCTTATGATGATGATTCCTGAAGCGTGGCAAGAAAATAAAAACATGGATCCAAAACGTCGTGCGTTCTATCAATATCACGCCAGTATCATGGAACCATGGGACGGTCCCGCGTCGGTATGTTTTACCGATGGTGTTCAAGTGGGTGCAACCCTTGACCGTAATGGTCTACGTCCATCTCGTTATACTGTGACCAAAGATGACTTCCTAGTGATGGCTTCTGAATCTGGTGTGGTTGATATTGCACCAGAAAATGTCGAATACCGTGGTCGTCTACAGCCAGGTCGTATCTTTGTTGCCGATCTAGAACAAGGTCGCATCATCTCTGATGAAGAAGTCAAAGACGATATCGCCAACGCGCAACCTTATGAGAAATGGGTCGAAGAGAACCTACTTAGCCTTAAGTCTCTTCCAGAGGCGGATAACGTCCACAGCCAACCTTCTCCAGAGCGTCTACTGCACAGACAGCTTTCGTTTGGTGTGAGCAGCGAAGAAGTGAATGAGATCATTCTTCCGCTTGCCAAAACAGCCTATGAGCCGTTAGGTTCAATGGGTGCTGACTGGCCGGTTGCGGTACTGTCTCACCAGTCTCAACATCTATCAAACTACTTTAAGCAGCTGTTTGCTCAGGTCACTAACCCGCCTATCGACCCGATTCGTGAGCGTATGGTTATGTCTCTGAACACTTACATCGGTAAGGATCAGAACCTGCTTGCAGAGTCTCCTGCTCACTGTCGTAAAGTAGAACTTGAGTCGCCTGTTATCTCTAACGCCGAGCTAGAAAAGCTGCGTGCGATTGATAACGAGCACTTACAAGCGAAAACACTAGATATCGTTTTCCAAGCAAGTGAAGACGAAGGTAAGCTGGAACGTGCACTGAAACGTATCTGCCAATATGCAGAAGACGCAGTGAATGACGGTTACTCTATCATTCTACTGACTGACCGTGCCGTAAACTCCAACCACGCCTCTATCCCAGCGATGCTTGCTGTGGGTGCGGTTCACCACCACCTAATCCGTAAAGGTCTTCGTGCTAAATGCGGTATTGTGGTAGAAACCGGTGACGCTCGTGAAACTCACCACTTTGCCACTTTAGTCGGCTATGGTGCTAACGCGGTTAACCCATACCTAGTCACGGAAACGATCGTTGAACTACAGCGCATCAAGAAGCTGGACGCAGAAGTGTCGGTGGATACTTACTTCGATAACTATCGCAAAGGTGTCAACGGCGGTCTGTTGAAGATCTTCTCTAAGATGGGTATCTCTACGCTACAGTCTTATCACGGTGCGCAGATTTTTGAAGCGCTGGGTATTAGCAAATCTGTGGTTGAGAAATACTTCACTGGCACCGTCAGCCGTATCCAAGGTTTAACTCTGGATGACATCGCCAAAGAAGTTCTGGTCCGTCACCGCACGGGTTACCCGACTCGCGAAATCCCAGTTCAAGTCCTAGATGTGGGTGGGGTTTACCAGTGGAAACAGCGTGGCGAAAAACACCTGTTCAACCCAGAAACTATTTCTCTGCTGCAACAATCAACACGCAACAAAGACTTTGATCAGTTTAAGCAATACGCAAGCGAAGTTGACGCGCAAGGTAGCAAAGCCGTTACCCTTCGTAGCCAACTTGAGTTTGTGAAAAACCCAGCGGGTTCCATTCCACTAGAAGAAGTGGAGCCAATCGAGAACATCGTTAAGCGCTTTGCCACTGGTGCAATGTCATTCGGTTCTATTTCGTACGAAGCGCACTCAACACTGGCAGTTGCGATGAACCGCCTTGGTGCTAAGTCGAACTCTGGTGAAGGTGGTGAAGACCCAATTCGTTTCACACCAAAAGAAAACGGTGACTCTGAGCGTTCAGCGATCAAACAGGTCGCATCTGGTCGCTTCGGTGTGACGTCATACTACCTAACCAACTCTGATGAAATTCAGATCAAGATGGCACAAGGTGCGAAGCCAGGCGAAGGTGGTCAGCTACCCGGTGATAAAGTTGATGACTGGATCGGTGCCACTCGTCACTCCACTCCAGGAGTTGGCTTGATTTCTCCACCGCCACACCATGATATTTACTCAATCGAAGATTTGGCTCAGCTGATCTACGATCTGAAAAACGCCAACCGCGAAGGTCGTGTAAACGTTAAATTGGTATCAGAAGCGGGCGTTGGTACTATCGCTTCCGGTGTCGCTAAAGCAAAAGCTGACGTTGTTCTGATTGCAGGCTATGACGGTGGTACAGGTGCATCACCTATTTCATCGATTCGCCACACAGGTCTTCCTTGGGAGCTTGGCTTGGCAGAAACGCACCAAACGCTACTGAAGAATGGTCTACGTAACCGTATCGTTGTTCAAGCAGATGGTCAGATGAAGACACCTCGTGACATCGCTATCGCGACACTTTTAGGTGCCGAAGAGTGGGGTGTAGCTACAGCCGCATTGGTTGTTGAAGGCTGTATCATGATGCGTAAGTGTCACAAGAACACTTGCCCAGTCGGTATTGCAACCCAGAACAAGACGCTACGTGAACGCTTTGACGGTCGTGTTGAAGACGTGGTGACTTTCTTCACCTATATGGCTGAAGGTCTACGTGAAATCATGGCTGAGCTTGGCTTTAAAACCATCGATGAGATGATTGGTCAATCGCACAAACTGCGTGTACGTCAAGATGAGACTCACTGGAAGTATAAGAACCTTGATCTATCTCCGGTGCTATTCATTGAGAAGCCTCGTGCAGAAGATGGTATCTACAACCAGACTAAACAGAACCATAACCTAGAGTCAGTGCTAGACCGCAAGCTCATTGCAGCCGCGCAACCGGCTCTTGAACGTGGTGAAGCGGTAAGCGCAGAATTCCCAATCGTCAACACTGACCGCAGTGCGGGTACTATGTTGTCGAACGAAATTTCTAAGGTTTACCAAGACCAAGGTCTACCACAGCCAATGAACGTTAAGTTCTACGGTAGTGCGGGTCAATCGTTTGGTGCTTTCCTTGCTAAAGGCGTGAAGTTTGAAGTGGAAGGCGATGCCAACGACTACTGGGGTAAAGGTCTATCTGGCGGTACGCTAGTGCTTTATCCAGATGCGAAATCTTCGATTGTAGCGGAAGATAACATCGTGGTTGGTAACGTATGTTTCTACGGTGCAACCTCTGGTGAATCTTACATCCGCGGTCTCGCTGGCGAGCGCTTCTGTGTTCGTAACTCAGGCGCCAAAGTTGTTGTTGAAGGCGTTGGTGACCACGGTTGTGAGTACATGACTGGCGGTGTGGCTGTGATTCTTGGCTCTACAGGCAGAAACTTTGCTGCTGGTATGAGTGGCGGTGTGGCTTATGTATGGAACCGTGACGGTGACTTCGAAAGCAAACTGAACGCTGAACTCGTGGACCTTGATCCGATTGAACAAGAAGACAAAGACTTGCTGCATGACATGCTCACTAAGCAGGTTGAATTCACAGGAAGTGAAGTTGCTAAGTCTTTCCTAGCTGACTTTGAAGCAAACCTTGGCGCAATGGTTAAAGTTATGCCTCGTGACTACAAAGCGGTACTAGAGAAACGCAAAGCTGAGCAACAAAAAGAAGTGGAGGCCGTATAA
- a CDS encoding glutamate synthase subunit beta: MGKPTGFLEHGRELPGKIEPSERIQNNKEFVLNEEFGDKINTQASRCMDCGVPFCHNGCPIGNIIPEFNDAVFRDSWEEAWNILSTTNNFPEFTGRVCPAPCESACVLGINQDPITICNIEKTIVETAYREGYAKPKTPRSRTGKSVAIIGSGPAGLAAAEQLNSAGHHVTVYERDEKVGGLLRFGIPDFKLGMDVIDRKINLMAEAGVNFVVNAHIGVDVNAQQLRQEHDVVLLTGGSTVPRDLPVTGRELQGVHFAMEFLAQNNRRANDMELKGEEIHAADKHVVVIGGGDTGSDCVGTSNRHGAKSVTQVEIMPIPPEKRPANMPWPQYPMIMKTTTSHEEGCERHWNILTKAFIGNDKGEVTGLRIADIVWKDAAPGERPSFEEVAGSERVIPCDMAFLAMGFLHPEPTGVLAQLDIALDERGNVATQEFQTNQEGVFAAGDMRTGQSLVVRCINEGRECARAIDSYLMGNTNLEAKANSLMLSA, encoded by the coding sequence ATGGGTAAGCCTACTGGATTTTTAGAGCATGGTCGTGAACTACCAGGTAAGATCGAACCATCTGAGCGTATTCAAAACAACAAAGAATTTGTGCTAAACGAAGAGTTTGGCGACAAAATCAATACTCAAGCATCTCGTTGTATGGATTGTGGTGTGCCGTTTTGTCATAACGGTTGCCCAATCGGCAACATCATCCCAGAGTTTAACGACGCGGTATTCCGTGATAGTTGGGAAGAAGCTTGGAATATCCTAAGTACCACGAACAACTTCCCCGAGTTTACTGGACGTGTTTGTCCAGCTCCGTGTGAAAGTGCTTGTGTACTGGGTATCAACCAAGATCCAATCACTATCTGTAACATCGAGAAAACCATCGTTGAGACGGCATACCGCGAAGGCTACGCGAAACCAAAAACACCGCGTTCTCGCACCGGTAAATCGGTGGCGATTATCGGTAGTGGTCCAGCTGGTCTTGCGGCTGCAGAGCAACTGAACAGTGCTGGTCACCATGTGACCGTGTACGAGCGTGACGAAAAAGTCGGTGGTCTGCTGCGTTTTGGTATCCCTGACTTCAAACTAGGCATGGATGTTATTGACCGTAAGATCAACCTTATGGCGGAAGCGGGCGTTAACTTTGTGGTTAATGCTCACATCGGCGTTGACGTTAACGCACAGCAACTACGTCAAGAACACGATGTAGTGCTTCTAACTGGCGGCTCTACCGTTCCTCGTGATCTTCCTGTTACAGGTCGTGAACTACAAGGCGTCCACTTTGCGATGGAATTTCTAGCGCAAAATAACCGCCGTGCCAACGACATGGAATTAAAAGGTGAAGAAATCCACGCTGCCGATAAACACGTTGTGGTTATCGGTGGTGGTGATACCGGTTCTGACTGCGTGGGTACTTCTAACCGCCATGGCGCGAAAAGCGTCACTCAGGTTGAGATCATGCCGATTCCACCAGAGAAGCGTCCTGCAAACATGCCTTGGCCGCAATATCCAATGATTATGAAGACCACAACGTCTCACGAAGAGGGTTGTGAACGTCACTGGAACATTCTGACCAAAGCGTTTATCGGCAACGATAAAGGTGAAGTCACCGGTCTTCGTATTGCAGATATCGTCTGGAAAGATGCCGCTCCTGGTGAGCGCCCATCGTTTGAAGAAGTTGCAGGCAGCGAACGTGTTATCCCATGTGATATGGCGTTCCTAGCAATGGGCTTCTTACACCCAGAACCAACCGGTGTCTTAGCACAACTTGATATTGCCCTTGATGAGCGTGGCAACGTGGCGACTCAAGAGTTCCAAACCAACCAAGAAGGTGTCTTCGCAGCCGGCGATATGCGCACAGGTCAGTCACTGGTGGTTCGTTGTATCAACGAAGGTCGTGAATGTGCTCGTGCTATCGATAGCTACCTAATGGGCAACACCAACCTTGAAGCTAAAGCTAATTCTTTAATGCTATCAGCCTAA
- the arcB gene encoding aerobic respiration two-component sensor histidine kinase ArcB — translation MKPIKNLAQYYVDLLVKLGIVRFSILLALALVALAVVVQVAITLVLKGSVDNLDLVRSVFFGLLITPWAVYFLSVVVDQLEESRQRLAKMVSKLKDMRARDHELNIQLQQNITKLNQEIEERQKAEEAREEAMNDLETEVYQRERTQVELAERTALLRSFIDASPDLIYYRNAEGVFSGCNKAMEELTGKKEKQLVGLTPWEVYSEEVAKQVVETDREVMTNNVAMTYEQWLDYPDGSKYYFELRKVPFYSKDGRHLGLVGFGRDITERKQNQESLEKASRDKTTFISTISHELRTPLNGIVGLSRMLLDSPLNTEQRKQMQTINVSAVTLGNIFNDIIDMDKFDRRKLELFPEPLNFEDFVVEIENLSALMAEQKGLRFDLERLTDLPKGIMVDATRLRQVIWNLVSNAVKFTKQGGVVMTVSSDIEDDQAHITMEIEDTGVGIPQAELEKIFAMYYQVKSSSDNLHAVGTGIGLAVSQQLIQMMNGDIAVDSEEGFGSTFTVNIQVPYVPEYELEQSGVPATTSSLNIFLLEDIELNVTVACSLLESLGHTVTVAMTGQEALDTFEPERFDLALLDIQLPDMTGFDVANRLREQYTTLPPLVALTANVLKDKNEYLVKGMDEALSKPLNVKALSEVLNQFFVADKTQAVAKLPERLPSNDVNAALFSRLLDLDMLDSYVDIVGTAPVYDNIKMFVELMPSYLDILDSNMVARDQAGIASEAHKIKGAAGSVGLKHIQSVAQKAQSPEMPAWWENIDDWVEEIKNEYQHDVDVLKIWLESKGNK, via the coding sequence ATGAAGCCCATCAAAAATCTCGCCCAGTACTATGTCGACCTTCTGGTCAAATTGGGCATTGTTCGATTCTCTATTCTTCTCGCTCTTGCCTTAGTCGCGCTGGCGGTTGTCGTACAAGTCGCCATTACCTTGGTGTTAAAAGGCAGTGTCGATAATCTTGATCTTGTCCGTTCCGTATTTTTTGGTTTATTGATAACACCTTGGGCGGTTTACTTTCTTTCCGTGGTGGTTGATCAGTTGGAAGAGTCTCGTCAACGTCTGGCTAAAATGGTGTCTAAGCTTAAAGATATGCGCGCCCGCGACCATGAGTTGAATATTCAGTTGCAACAAAACATCACTAAGCTCAATCAAGAGATAGAAGAACGCCAAAAAGCAGAGGAAGCGAGAGAAGAGGCGATGAATGATCTCGAAACCGAAGTGTATCAAAGAGAGCGCACTCAGGTTGAGTTAGCAGAGCGTACCGCGCTACTCCGCTCTTTTATTGATGCGTCTCCAGATTTGATCTATTACCGCAACGCAGAGGGTGTGTTCTCGGGGTGTAATAAAGCAATGGAAGAATTGACGGGTAAGAAAGAGAAACAACTTGTCGGCCTAACCCCGTGGGAAGTGTATTCGGAAGAAGTGGCAAAGCAAGTGGTTGAAACTGACCGTGAGGTGATGACCAATAACGTCGCCATGACTTATGAACAATGGTTAGATTATCCTGATGGCAGCAAGTACTACTTTGAGTTGCGTAAGGTGCCTTTTTATAGCAAGGATGGTCGTCACCTTGGCTTGGTGGGTTTTGGTCGAGATATTACAGAAAGAAAACAGAACCAAGAATCCTTGGAAAAGGCCAGCCGAGACAAAACCACCTTTATTTCAACCATTAGCCATGAGCTACGCACGCCGTTGAATGGCATTGTGGGTCTTAGTCGCATGCTATTGGATAGTCCGCTCAACACAGAGCAACGCAAGCAAATGCAAACCATCAATGTGAGCGCTGTGACCTTAGGGAATATCTTTAACGATATTATTGATATGGATAAGTTTGATCGTCGAAAACTTGAACTGTTTCCAGAACCCCTTAACTTTGAAGACTTTGTAGTTGAAATTGAAAACCTATCGGCGCTTATGGCCGAGCAGAAAGGGTTGCGGTTTGATCTTGAACGTCTGACTGACTTACCTAAAGGGATCATGGTGGATGCGACTCGTTTGCGCCAAGTGATTTGGAACTTGGTGAGCAACGCCGTTAAGTTTACCAAGCAGGGTGGCGTGGTGATGACGGTCAGCAGTGATATCGAAGACGACCAAGCCCACATTACCATGGAAATCGAAGATACCGGTGTGGGTATTCCTCAAGCTGAGTTGGAAAAGATCTTCGCGATGTATTATCAAGTGAAATCTTCCAGCGACAATTTGCATGCGGTTGGAACCGGAATCGGTTTAGCGGTTTCCCAACAGCTGATTCAAATGATGAATGGCGATATTGCCGTCGACAGCGAAGAGGGCTTTGGCAGTACGTTTACCGTAAACATTCAAGTCCCTTACGTGCCGGAATACGAGTTGGAACAGTCGGGTGTGCCAGCGACGACATCGAGTTTAAATATCTTCCTTTTGGAAGACATAGAACTCAATGTCACCGTCGCTTGTTCATTGCTGGAGAGCTTAGGACATACCGTCACGGTTGCCATGACAGGTCAAGAGGCGCTTGATACGTTTGAACCAGAGCGCTTCGATCTGGCTTTGCTTGATATTCAGTTGCCAGACATGACAGGTTTTGATGTTGCGAATCGTCTGAGAGAGCAGTACACAACCCTGCCACCGTTAGTGGCTTTAACCGCCAATGTACTAAAAGATAAGAATGAGTATCTTGTTAAAGGGATGGACGAAGCATTAAGTAAGCCTCTTAACGTCAAAGCATTATCTGAAGTGTTGAATCAGTTTTTTGTTGCCGATAAAACCCAAGCAGTCGCTAAGCTACCAGAGAGGTTGCCGTCTAATGATGTCAATGCGGCGCTATTTAGCCGATTACTCGATCTCGATATGCTAGATTCCTACGTGGATATTGTTGGCACCGCACCCGTGTATGACAACATTAAAATGTTTGTAGAGTTGATGCCAAGCTATTTAGATATCCTAGACTCTAATATGGTGGCAAGAGATCAGGCTGGCATCGCTTCTGAAGCCCATAAGATAAAAGGAGCGGCGGGTTCTGTTGGATTAAAACACATTCAGTCCGTTGCTCAAAAAGCCCAATCACCAGAAATGCCCGCTTGGTGGGAAAATATTGATGATTGGGTCGAAGAGATAAAAAATGAATATCAACACGATGTTGATGTATTAAAAATATGGCTAGAAAGTAAGGGAAATAAATGA
- a CDS encoding TIGR01212 family radical SAM protein (This family includes YhcC from E. coli K-12, an uncharacterized radical SAM protein.): MQLHELVNTIGQDLQRRYGEKVHKLTLHGGFSCPNRDGTIGRGGCTFCNVASFANEETQIQSIHDQLTDRAGEVKRAKKYLAYFQAYTSTYAEVQVLKNMYEEALKYADIVGLCVGTRPDCVPDSVLELLSGYVQQGYEIWLELGLQTANNNTLKRINRGHDFEVYDQITRRARALGIKVCTHLIVGLPNETKHDNLQTLEKVLETGTDGIKLHGLHIVEGSTMAKAWRAGRLEAPTLEFYLDVASEMIRRTPAEIVFHRVSSSARRPTLLSPLWCENRWLAMTELGRLLTEQGAQGSVIDNPFIYHKPILK; this comes from the coding sequence ATGCAATTACATGAGTTGGTCAATACCATCGGGCAAGATTTGCAGCGTCGCTATGGTGAGAAAGTCCATAAGTTGACTTTGCATGGTGGCTTTAGTTGTCCAAACCGAGACGGCACGATTGGTCGTGGCGGTTGCACCTTTTGTAATGTCGCCTCCTTTGCCAATGAAGAGACTCAAATCCAATCCATTCATGATCAGCTCACCGATCGTGCGGGTGAAGTAAAGAGAGCGAAAAAGTATTTGGCTTACTTTCAGGCTTACACCAGTACTTACGCTGAAGTACAAGTTCTCAAAAATATGTATGAAGAAGCCCTCAAATATGCTGACATTGTTGGGCTATGCGTGGGAACGCGTCCTGACTGTGTGCCAGATTCTGTCCTTGAATTATTGTCTGGCTATGTTCAGCAAGGCTATGAGATTTGGCTAGAACTCGGTCTACAAACCGCCAACAATAATACGTTAAAACGAATCAATCGTGGTCACGACTTTGAAGTTTATGACCAGATCACTCGACGTGCGAGAGCGTTGGGCATTAAGGTTTGTACTCATTTGATCGTGGGTCTTCCCAATGAAACCAAACACGATAACCTACAGACATTAGAAAAGGTGCTGGAAACAGGTACGGACGGTATCAAACTTCACGGCTTGCATATTGTCGAGGGCAGCACCATGGCGAAAGCGTGGCGCGCGGGTCGTCTAGAGGCGCCAACACTAGAGTTCTATTTAGACGTGGCGAGTGAAATGATTCGCCGAACTCCCGCTGAGATTGTCTTTCACCGAGTGTCTTCTTCTGCAAGGCGACCGACACTTCTTTCCCCTCTGTGGTGTGAAAACCGATGGTTAGCCATGACGGAATTGGGGCGCTTGCTAACAGAGCAGGGCGCACAGGGCTCAGTCATCGACAATCCATTTATTTATCACAAACCCATCCTCAAATAG